One segment of Tenrec ecaudatus isolate mTenEca1 chromosome 1, mTenEca1.hap1, whole genome shotgun sequence DNA contains the following:
- the BMP8B gene encoding bone morphogenetic protein 8B, whose translation MAARPGPLWLLGLALCALSGGGPGPRPAPGCPQRRLGARERRDMQREILAVLGLPGRPRPRAPPAAARLPASAPLFMLDLYHAMARDDDDDGRPERSLGRADLVMSFVNMVERDHALGHHEPHWKEFRFDLTPIPAGEAVTAAEFRIYKLPSPDHANQTLHVSMFEVVPEQSNRESDLFFLDLQTLRAGDEGWLVLDVTAASDRWLLTRNKDLGLRLYVETEDGHSVDPGLAGLLGRQAPGPKQPFVVTFFRASPSPSRTSRAVRPLKRRPPKRTNELPQPNRLPGVFDDVHGSGGRQVCRRHELYVSFQDLGWLDWVIAPQGYSAFYCEGECSFPLDSCMNATNHAILQSLVHLMKPDAVPKACCAPTKLSATSVLYYDSSNNVILRKHRNMVVKACGCH comes from the exons ATGGCCGCGCGGCCCGGCCCGCTCTGGCTGCTGGGCCTGGCGCTGTGCGCGCTGAGCGGCGGCGGCCCCGGCCCGCGGCCCGCGCCCGGCTGTCCGCAGCGTCGCCTGGGCGCGCGCGAGCGGCGCGACATGCAGCGCGAGATCCTGGCTGTGCTGGGGCTGCCGGGGCGTCCCCGGCCCCGCGCGCCGCCCGCCGCCGCCCGGCTGCCCGCGTCCGCGCCGCTCTTCATGCTGGACCTCTACCACGCCATGGCCCGCGACGACGACGACGACGGGCGCCCGGAGCGGAGCCTGGGCCGCGCCGACCTGGTCATGAGCTTCGTCAACATGG TGGAGCGTGACCATGCCCTGGGCCACCATGAGCCCCACTGGAAGGAGTTCCGGTTTGACCTGACCCCGATCCCAGCAGGGGAGGCAGTCACAGCTGCTGAGTTCCGGATTTATAAGCTGCCAAGCCCTGACCACGCCAACCAGACCCTCCATGTCAGCATGTTTGAGGTGGTCCCGGAGCAGTCCAACAG GGAGTCTGACTTGTTCTTTTTGGATCTTCAGACGCTCCGAGCTGGGGACGAGGGCTGGTTGGTGTTGGACGTCACAGCAGCCAGCGACCGCTGGTTGTTGACCCGTAACAAGGACCTGGGACTCCGCCTCTATGTGGAAACGGAGGATG GACACAGCGTGGACCCTGGCCTGGCTGGTCTGCTGGGGCGCCAGGCACCTGGTCCCAAACAGCCCTTTGTGGTCACTTTCTTCCGAGCCAGCCCGAGTCCCAGCCGCACCTCTAGGGCGGTGAGGCCACTGAAGAGGCGGCCACCGAAGAGAACCAATGAGCTGCCACAGCCCAACAGGCTCCCGGGGGTCTTTG ATGACGTCCATGGCTCTGGTGGGCGGCAGGTGTGCCGAAGGCACGAGCTCTATGTCAGCTTCCAGGACCTGGGCTGGCTG GATTGGGTCATCGCCCCCCAGGGCTACTCAGCCTTTTACTGTGAGGGAGAGTGCTCCTTCCCACTGGACTCCTGCATGAACGCCACCAACCACGCCATCCTGCAGTCCTTG GTGCATCTGATGAAGCCGGATGCCGTCCCCAAGGCATGCTGCGCGCCCACCAAGCTGAGCGCCACCTCAGTGCTCTACTATGACAGCAGCAACAACGTCATCCTGCGCAAGCACCGCAACATGGTGGTCAAGGCCTGTGGCTGCCACTga
- the LOC142434609 gene encoding succinyl-CoA:3-ketoacid coenzyme A transferase 2, mitochondrial-like has product MAALRLLSTGRRLGALVGHWGGGGPTTPAPAPALSTACALCFSSSPHCCQTAKFYADAVEAVKDIPHDATVLVGGFGLCGVPENLIRALLETHVKGLTVVSNTVGLEHFGLGLLLVSKQIRRIICSYVGENALCEHQYLTGELELELTPQGTLAERIRAGGAGVPAFYTRTGYGTLVQEGGVPIRYYDDGHLAVISKAKEVREFHGHHYLLEEAITGDYALVKGWKADREGNVIFRKSARNFNQPICKAANTTVVEVGEIVDVGSFSPEEIHVPSIYVDRLIKGEKYENLIEWAQREGVDKHTPATDLKTRIIKRASLEFEDGMYVNLGIGIPLLASNFISPNITVHLQSENGILGLGPYPLKNEVDADLINAGNQTVTVIPGASFFASDESFAMIRGGHLDLTLLGGMQVSKYGDLANWMVPGKKVKGMGGAMDLVSSPKTRVVVTMEHCSKAKEPKIVDKCTMPLTGKRCVNRIITEKAVFNVDPQRGLTLIELWEGLTVDDLKKCTGCAFAVSPDLRPMQQISM; this is encoded by the coding sequence ATGGCTGCGCTCCGCCTTCTTTCAACGGGGCGACGGCTTGGGGCCCTAGTGGGccactggggagggggagggcccaccacccccgcccctgcccccgccctgTCCACGGCTTGTGCTCTCTGCTTCTCCAGCAGCCCCCACTGCTGCCAAACAGCCAAATTCTACGCAGACGCAGTAGAAGCCGTCAAAGATATACCACACGATGCCACCGTCCTGGTGGGCGGGTtcgggctctgtggggtcccagaGAACCTGATCCGGGCCTTGCTGGAGACCCACGTGAAGGGCCTCACTGTGGTCAGTAACACCGTGGGCTTGGAGCATTTTGGTCTGGGCCTCTTACTGGTCAGCAAGCAGATCCGCCGAATCATCTGCTCCTACGTTGGGGAGAACGCCCTCTGCGAGCACCAGTACTTGACTGGGGAGCTGGAACTTGAGCTGACACCTCAGGGCACACTGGCCGAGAGGATCCGAGCAGGCGGTGCTGGGGTGCCCGCGTTCTACACCcgcacaggctatggcaccctggtCCAGGAAGGAGGCGTTCCTATCAGGTACTATGACGATGGCCACTTGGCCGTCATCAGTAAGGCCAAGGAGGTGAGGGAGTTTCATGGCCACCATTATCTTCTGGAGGAAGCCATCACAGGAGATTATGCTTTGGTGAAAGGGTGGAAGGCCGACCGTGAAGGCAACGTTATCTTCAGGAAAAGCGCCCGGAATTTCAACCAACCCATATGCAAAGCTGCCAACACCACGGTGGTAGAGGTTGGAGAGATTGTGGATGTTGGATCATTTTCCCCAGAGGAAATCCATGTCCCTAGCATTTATGTAGACCGTTTGATAAAGGGAGAGAAGTATGAGAACTTAATTGAGTGGGCCCAAAGAGAGGGGGTGGACAAGCACACCCCTGCCACTGATCTGAAGACCCGAATCATCAAACGGGCATCTCTGGAGTTCGAGGACGGCATGTATGTGAATTTGGGCATAGGAATCCCTCTGCTGGCCAGCAACTTCATCAGCCCCAACATAACTGTCCACCTTCAGAGTGAGAATGGAATCCTGGGCTTGGGGCCGTACCCATTAAAAAATGAGGTAGATGCTGATCTCATCAATGCTGGCAACCAAACAGTCACTGTTATTCCTGGGGCCTCTTTCTTCGCCAGTGATGAGTCCTTTGCCATGATTCGGGGGGGCCACCTCGATCTGACCTTACTGGGAGGAATGCAGGTTTCCAAATATGGGGACCTGGCCAACTGGATGGTGCCCGGGAAGAAGGTGAAAGGAATGGGAGGTGCCATGGACTTAGTGTCCAGTCCCAAAACCAGAGTGGTGGTCACCATGGAACATTGCTCAAAGGCAAAGGAGCCCAAAATCGTGGACAAGTGTACCATGCCTCTGACAGGGAAGCGCTGTGTGAACCGAATCATCACGGAAAAGGCTGTGTTCAACGTGGACCCCCAGCGGGGACTGACGCTAATAGAGCTCTGGGAAGGCCTGACAGTGGACGACCTCAAAAAGTGCACTGGCTGTGCCTTTGCAGTCTCCCCGGACCTCAGGCCAATGCAGCAAATCTCCATGTAA